One Oligoflexus sp. genomic window, TTGGCGTGTTCCGGCAGAGCGCGCAGCAGTAGTTCGAGGCGAATATGCTTGCCTCGCTTGATGGCCACCGAACCCCCAACCAGGGCAAGCCATAGGAGGAGGGCCGGCTGCAGCGAGAGAAGGTCCATCGACGTATAGGCGAAGACCTTCCGTGCGATGAAACCGCCTCCCGTCAGAAGTATGAGGAGGGAAAAACATGCGACGATCACAGCGTTTTCAATTTTTTCAATGAAACCATCCAACTTCAGCAGCATCGCAACGCGCTCCTCCCCTTTGATACTCACGACTTGGTTTTACGTGCCTGCTCCAGGATAGCCTGGACGCGATCAAAAAGTTCTTTCGGATAGATATCGCCAATAGCCTTTGTGTAAACTTTTTTCGCCGATTCCTCGAACGATTTCACATCGGCAGCATTGGGTGTCAGGAATTCGATTTTCTGCTCATTTTTCAGGA contains:
- a CDS encoding TRAP transporter small permease, with translation MLLKLDGFIEKIENAVIVACFSLLILLTGGGFIARKVFAYTSMDLLSLQPALLLWLALVGGSVAIKRGKHIRLELLLRALPEHAKAWAYRIGGVFGMIVMLILLLLCRDFVASSIALSGWSGYLTIIMPIFFVVAAFRFFLQILYPHP